One genomic window of Bactrocera dorsalis isolate Fly_Bdor chromosome 4, ASM2337382v1, whole genome shotgun sequence includes the following:
- the LOC105233281 gene encoding putative eggshell protein, which yields MKYAVIFALFLMVAVAHCNSYGSRNDEHGHQDDHDDHKINQHDQKNDQHNEHKGQSQGHGDEHGHVDQHDDHKDSHHNNQPGHH from the exons atgaag TACGCCGTTATATTTGCTCTCTTCCTTATGGTTGCTGTCGCACACTGCAACTCCTATGGCAGTCGTAATGATGAACACGGCCACCAGGATGACCATGATGATCATAAGATAAACCAACATGACCAAAAGAATGATCAGCACAATGAACATAAAGGCCAAAGCCAGGGTCATGGCGACGAACATGGTCATGTCGATCAGCACGATGATCATAAAGACAGCCACCATAACAACCAACCTGGTCACCACTAA
- the LOC105233282 gene encoding cuticle protein 16.5-like isoform X1, protein MKFLICFALLFAVAQANPGLVAPLTYSAAAVPAYTSYAAAPYAAYSTYAAPAVATYSHAAYSAPAVATYSHVAAPAVYSAPVARVAAVAPVAPVTYSAPLVSTLLKKK, encoded by the exons ATGAAA TTCCTCATCTGTTTCGCTCTCCTCTTCGCCGTCGCTCAGGCCAATCCCGGTTTGGTGGCTCCTTTGACTTACTCCGCCGCTGCTGTGCCCGCCTACACCTCCTATGCCGCTGCTCCATATGCCGCTTACTCCACCTATGCTGCTCCTGCCGTCGCCACCTACTCTCACGCCGCTTACTCCGCCCCAGCTGTGGCCACTTACTCCCATGTTGCTGCTCCTGCTGTCTACAGCGCTCCAGTTGCCCGTGTCGCAGCGGTAGCTCCAGTTGCTCCAGTCACCTACTCCGCTCCTTTGGTGTCCACTTTGTTGAAGAAGAAGTAA
- the LOC105233282 gene encoding cuticle protein 16.5-like isoform X3: protein MKFLICFALLFAVAQANPGLVAPLTYSAAAVPAYTSYAAAPYAAYSTYAAPAVATYSHAAYSAPAVATYSHVAAPAVYSAPVARVAAVAPVAPVTYSAPLVSTLLKKK, encoded by the coding sequence TTCCTCATCTGTTTCGCTCTCCTCTTCGCCGTCGCTCAGGCCAATCCCGGTTTGGTGGCTCCTTTGACTTACTCCGCCGCTGCTGTGCCCGCCTACACCTCCTATGCCGCTGCTCCATATGCCGCTTACTCCACCTATGCTGCTCCTGCCGTCGCCACCTACTCTCACGCCGCTTACTCCGCCCCAGCTGTGGCCACTTACTCCCATGTTGCTGCTCCTGCTGTCTACAGCGCTCCAGTTGCCCGTGTCGCAGCGGTAGCTCCAGTTGCTCCAGTCACCTACTCCGCTCCTTTGGTGTCCACTTTGTTGAAGAAGAAGTAA